From Glycine soja cultivar W05 chromosome 4, ASM419377v2, whole genome shotgun sequence, the proteins below share one genomic window:
- the LOC114410693 gene encoding uncharacterized protein LOC114410693 produces the protein MGELKFFLELQVNQTNNETYILQTKYMTELLNKFNMDDAKEMKTPIHPTTYLGLDEESKKLYRTQYRAMIGSLLYLTAYRPDIMFSVCLCAKFQKEPRKVILSVVKRIFRYLIGTYNLGLCFKRTKDFGLTSYCDVDYAGDKLERKSNSGSCHFIGGNLDM, from the coding sequence ATGGGAGAACTGAAGTTTTTCCTTGAACTACAagtaaatcaaacaaacaacGAAACTTACATTCTTCAAACCAAGTATATGACAGAACTTCTAAATAAGTTCAACATGGATGATGCAAAAGAAATGAAGACACCTATACATCCAACCACATACCTAGGGCTGGACGAAGAATCTAAAAAGTTGTACAGAACCCAATATAGAGCAATGATTGGATCATTGTTATACCTTACAGCGTATAGGCCTGATATAATGTTCAGTGTTTGCTTATGTGCAAAGTTCCAAAAAGAACCaaggaaagtcattttatcTGTTGTTAAACGCATTTTTAGATATCTTATTGGAACTTATAACCTTGGTTTATGCTTTAAAAGAACGAAAGATTTTGGACTCACAAGCTACTGTGATGTTGACTATGCTGGAGATAAGCTTGAAAGGAAGAGTAATAGTGGAAGTTGTCACTTCATTGGTGGCAACTTGGATATGTAA